Proteins from a single region of Shinella zoogloeoides:
- the glpD gene encoding glycerol-3-phosphate dehydrogenase has translation MDGNVIRDIFVIGGGINGCGIARDAAGRGYSVMLAEMKDFASGTSSASTKLIHGGLRYLEHYEFRLVREALMEREVLWAMAPHVIWPMRFVLPFQKGGLRPAWLIRLGLFLYDYIGGRKLLPATATLDLAKDPAGGPLKKLFRKAFEYSDGWVDDARLVVLNARDAADRGADIRTATKVVAARRENGHWNVETENVDTGARETVRARMLVNAAGPWVDKVLSAAFGRNDVHNVRLVQGSHIVVKKKFSDPRAYFFQNPDGRIMFAIPYQEEFTLIGTTDRDYQGDPRDVRISDAEIDYLCASASEYFAEPVQREDIVWTYSGVRPLFDDGASKAQEATRDYVLKVEGGDGQAPLLNIFGGKLTTYRRLAESALEKIGESIGAKGDRWTANSRLPGGDFKVDGFDAEVKTLSARFAFLAPAHARRLVRLYGTRAANMLDGATSSEDLGRHFGSDLYEREVRWLMKEEWARHAEDVLWRRTKRGLHLTAAQATALEDYMAAARAAPH, from the coding sequence TTGGACGGCAACGTGATCCGCGATATCTTCGTCATCGGTGGCGGCATCAACGGCTGCGGCATCGCGCGCGATGCCGCCGGTCGCGGCTATTCGGTGATGCTCGCCGAGATGAAGGATTTCGCGTCCGGCACGTCCTCCGCCTCCACCAAGCTCATTCATGGCGGCCTGCGCTACCTCGAGCACTACGAATTCCGCCTCGTGCGCGAGGCACTGATGGAGCGCGAAGTGCTCTGGGCCATGGCGCCGCACGTCATCTGGCCGATGCGCTTCGTGCTGCCGTTCCAGAAGGGCGGCCTGCGCCCGGCCTGGCTCATCCGCCTCGGCCTCTTCCTTTACGACTATATCGGCGGCCGCAAGCTGCTGCCGGCGACCGCGACGCTCGACCTTGCCAAGGATCCGGCCGGCGGCCCGCTGAAGAAGCTCTTCCGCAAGGCTTTCGAATATTCCGACGGCTGGGTGGACGATGCCCGCCTCGTGGTTCTGAACGCCCGCGATGCGGCCGACCGTGGCGCGGATATCCGCACGGCCACCAAGGTCGTCGCCGCGCGCCGGGAAAACGGCCACTGGAACGTCGAGACGGAGAATGTCGATACCGGCGCCCGCGAGACGGTGCGCGCCCGCATGCTGGTCAATGCCGCCGGTCCCTGGGTGGACAAGGTTCTCTCCGCCGCTTTCGGCCGCAACGACGTCCACAATGTCCGCCTCGTGCAGGGCAGCCATATCGTCGTGAAGAAGAAATTCTCCGATCCGCGCGCCTACTTCTTCCAGAACCCGGACGGGCGTATCATGTTCGCCATTCCTTACCAGGAAGAGTTCACGCTGATCGGCACGACCGACCGGGACTATCAGGGCGATCCCCGCGACGTGCGCATCAGCGATGCCGAGATCGATTACCTCTGCGCTTCGGCCAGCGAGTATTTCGCCGAGCCGGTGCAGCGCGAAGACATCGTCTGGACCTATTCCGGCGTGCGCCCGCTCTTCGACGACGGCGCCAGCAAGGCGCAGGAAGCGACGCGCGACTACGTGCTGAAGGTCGAGGGCGGCGACGGCCAGGCCCCGCTGCTCAACATCTTCGGCGGCAAGCTCACCACCTACCGGCGTCTGGCGGAATCGGCGCTGGAGAAGATCGGCGAATCCATCGGCGCCAAGGGTGACCGCTGGACCGCGAATTCCCGCCTGCCGGGCGGCGATTTCAAGGTGGACGGCTTCGATGCCGAGGTGAAAACGCTTTCCGCGCGCTTCGCCTTCCTCGCGCCGGCCCATGCCCGCCGGCTCGTGCGGCTCTACGGCACGCGGGCAGCGAACATGCTGGACGGCGCGACGTCGTCCGAGGACCTCGGCCGGCATTTCGGCAGCGACCTCTACGAGCGCGAAGTGCGCTGGCTGATGAAGGAAGAATGGGCCCGGCACGCCGAAGACGTGCTGTGGCGGCGGACCAAACGAGGATTGCACCTGACGGCCGCGCAAGCGACCGCGCTGGAAGACTACATGGCGGCAGCAAGGGCGGCCCCCCACTAG
- a CDS encoding DeoR/GlpR family DNA-binding transcription regulator: MFLTGRQAEIVDLAKVEGRVLVEDLASRFSVTPQTIRKDLNDLCDNKVLTRIHGGALFPSGNENVKYEARRSIAAPEKQAIGRAAAAMIPDNSSLFINIGTTTEAVGEALLDHKELMVITNNINVANRLRVYPSIEVVIAGGVVRGADGGIVGEAAVDFIRQFKVDYAVIGVSAIDEDGALLDFDYREVKVAQAIIANARHVILVSDSTKFERTAPVRIGHLSQVHTFITDSCPFEGIRAICQEHDARLVETASQA, encoded by the coding sequence ATGTTTCTGACGGGCCGGCAGGCGGAGATCGTGGATCTCGCAAAAGTCGAGGGGCGCGTGCTCGTGGAAGACCTCGCCTCGCGCTTTTCCGTGACGCCGCAGACCATCCGCAAGGACCTCAACGATCTGTGCGACAACAAGGTGCTGACGCGCATTCACGGCGGGGCGCTGTTCCCGAGCGGCAACGAGAATGTGAAATACGAGGCGCGCCGCTCCATAGCCGCGCCGGAAAAGCAGGCGATAGGTCGTGCGGCTGCGGCAATGATCCCCGACAATTCCTCGCTCTTCATCAATATCGGCACGACGACGGAGGCCGTCGGCGAGGCGTTGCTTGACCATAAGGAACTGATGGTCATCACCAATAATATCAATGTCGCCAATCGCTTGCGCGTCTATCCCTCCATCGAGGTGGTGATTGCCGGCGGCGTGGTGCGCGGGGCGGATGGCGGTATCGTCGGGGAGGCGGCGGTCGATTTTATCCGGCAGTTCAAGGTGGATTACGCCGTGATCGGCGTTTCGGCCATCGACGAGGACGGCGCGCTGCTCGACTTCGATTATCGCGAGGTGAAGGTGGCGCAGGCGATCATCGCCAATGCGCGCCATGTCATTCTGGTTTCGGATTCGACGAAATTCGAAAGGACCGCGCCCGTCCGGATCGGCCACCTCTCGCAGGTCCATACCTTCATCACGGATAGCTGTCCTTTCGAGGGCATTCGCGCCATTTGCCAGGAGCATGACGCGCGTCTCGTGGAGACCGCGTCACAGGCCTGA